The Flavobacterium sp. CBA20B-1 genome includes the window GAAAACACTAACGATTCAGGCTCAAAAGCTACAGGTGGAAAATATCCAAATATTCAAAAAGGACAAATGGTTCCAACCTTTGACCAATACATCTTTAATAATCCAGTAGGGAAATTGGGGATTGTAGAATCTGACTTTGGTTACCATGTTTTAAAAGTTGATAAAATCAACGAAAAAGAAGGCGTACAATTGGCAACTATTGCTAAGAAAATTGAATCGTCAAACAAAACACAAGATGCTATTTATGCACAAGCAAATAAGTTCTTAGAAAGCGTGCAAAACGGAAAAGACTTTGCTAAAGAAGCAACTGAGCAAGGTTTGGTATCTTTCCCAGCTACAAAAATAGATGCTTTTGACGATCAATTAACAGGCGTTGAAGGAGCGCAAACAGAAGCTGTTCGTTGGGCATCGAGCAAAAACTCCAGCGTGGGTGATATTAAGAAATTTGATTCTGCAGATGGCTTTTTAATCATTAAAGTGGCATCTATCAATGATACCGAATTAATGTTGGCTGAAGATGCACGCCAAATGGTAGAACCAATCTTAATCAACGAGAAAAAAGCAGCAATCATCCGTGAAAAAATGAACGGTAAAACGTTAGAAGAAGTTGCTAAAAATGCAAAAGTGGGTGTGGTAAATGCGATTGATGTTACAGGCGCAAACCCAATGGTAAACGGTTTCCAAGAACCTTTGGTTGTGGGGAATGCTTTAGGAAGAAAACCAAACGAAACTTCTCCATTAATCGATGGCCGCAACGGTGTTTATATGATTAAAACAAAAAACATTACAAAAGCTACCGATTTGCCAAACTACTTAACCTATAAACAAAAAGTAGGTACAAACAACCGCCAAATGGCAGAAAACATGGTGTTTAGCGCTATGTATCAAAATGCAAAAATAGAAGACAACCGTGCGAAAGTATTGTTGCAATAATAAAAGCAAAAAACTCTTGAAAAAGTCCGTTTAAAAAACGGGCTTTTTTTTATGGGTAAATTTGCTATTTTTGTACCAACAAACTAATTAAAAATGAAAGCATACGTATTTCCAGGGCAAGGAGCTCAATTTGTAGGAATGGGAAAAGATTTATATGAATCTTCTGAAATAGCAAAAGAATTATTTGATAAGGCCAATGAAATTTTAGGGTTTAATATAACTGAAATTATGTTTAACGGTACCGAAGAAGAATTAAAGCAAACCAAAGTAACACAACCAGCGGTGTTTTTACATTCAGTGATTTTAGCAAAAACTTTAATCGATTTCAAACCAGAGATGGTTGCTGGGCATTCTTTAGGAGAATTTTCTGCCTTGGTTGCAAACGGAACACTTTCGTTTGAAGATGCCTTGCAATTGGTATCAAAACGTGCTATGGCTATGCAAAAAGCTTGCGAAATGACACCATCAACAATGGCTGCCGTTTTAAATTTAGACGACAAAGTAGTTGAAGACATTTGCGCTTCTATTGACGGTGTTGTGGTAGCAGCTAATTACAATTGCCCAGGACAGTTGGTTATTTCGGGCGAAGCAAAAGCGGTTGAATTAGCTTGTGAAAAAATGAAAGAAGCCGGTGCAAAACGTGCATTGATTTTACCGGTTGGCGGTGCATTTCACTCACCAATGATGGAGCCTGCTCGTGAGGAATTAGCCGCAGCTATTGAAGCCACTACTTTTCACACGCCTATCTGTCCGGTGTATCAAAACGTAACTGCTAGTGCCGTTTCAGATGCAGCAGCAATCAAGAAAAACTTAATCACACAGCTTACTGCACCTGTTCGTTGGACGCAATCGGTGCAACAAATGATTGCCGATGGTGCTACATCTTTTACCGAAGTAGGTCCAGGAAAAGTGCTAATGGGTTTAATCAATAAAATCAACAAAGAGGTGGAAACTATAAAAGCATAATCACTCCAAACGACTTCCGATAAAGAAGTCGTTTTTTTTTATCTTTAACAAAAAATAGAGATGAAGTTTTTTAAATTGCTTACACTGCTCCTATTCATAAGCTGTGTGCCTAAAGAAGATACAACGAGTTTAGATTTTGTAAAAATAGATATTTTAGCAATTCAACAGCATATTCCAGCATCTATAACACTTGATTTTAAAAGTAAATCTATTTCATTTAGCGATTTAACACAAATGACCATTATTCCAGAAGATTGTGCTTGTGCCTTTGAAACCCTAAACCCTTCTGTGGATTTTGAATATATTCATTTGAATGACTCTGATTTCAATCATGCTAAGGTATTGTTTGGAAAGATCTTTGCTTCTGAAATTAAAAAAATAAACACCGAATTCCGTAAAAATAAAGATACTTTAAGTTACCAATACGGTGAAGAAACAAGATACAGAGTCAGCTTTGCAAAAGACACCATTAAATTTTCTACTGATGATTTTTTGATTATAGATTACAACAATCAACGTGCTGTTTATGAGCTTTTAAAGATTATTAAAAAAAACACCAAATCAAGTCATAATAAAAAGTTTATTGAATCTTTTTCGTTTTGAATATTTCCCGCTAGAAAATTATCGTTAGCTCCTTTAGAACCATGACAATCTAGACAAAATTTATCCTATAATACTTCACCAGTCTTTTCAAGTTTGTAGGAGTTGTCTTTAAATACATAATCATTTGAAACATTCTTTTCAGAGCGATTACAACCGATATTTATCAAAAGAATGACTATTATTAAAAAAACAGTTTCTCATTTAAAAAGTATTATATTTCAATAAAGATAAAATATTCTTTAAATAAAAAAACCACTTTTAAAAAAGATGGTTTTTATGATTTACTTATTTTTCTTTGCTCTGCGCGCTCTTGCAATCAGCGTGTTTTTCATTAACATCGCAATGGTCATTGGGCCAACGCCACCTGGAACAGGCGTTATCCATGAAGCTTTTTCGGCAACTTCGTTAAAAGCTACATCGCCTTTAATTACGTATCCTTTTGGATTGGTTTCATCGGCAACGCGGGTAATTCCAACATCAACAATCACAGCACCTTCTTTAATCATTTCTGCTTTTAAAAACTCAGGAACTCCTAAAGCAGTAATCACAATATCCGCTTCACGTGTAATCTCCTCTATGTTTTGTGTTGCAGAGTGTGTTAAAGTAACGGTAGCATTTCCCGGATACGCTTTGCGGCTCATTAACAAACTCATTGGTTTACCAACGATATTAGATCGACCAATCACCACCACATTTTTACCTTTAGTTTCGATTTTATTGCGTTCTAACAATTGTAAAATTCCAAAAGGTGTTGCTGGTATAAAAGATTCTAACTCCAATGCCATTCTACCAAAATTTTCAGGGTGGAAACCATCTACATCTTTATCGGGATCAACCGCGTTTAAAACCTTTTGTTCATCGATGTGTTTGGGTAAAGGCAGTTGAACAATAAACCCGTCGATAGCATCATTGGCATTTAATTCGTTGATTTTTGCCAATAGCTCTTCCTCAGTTGTTTCTTCGGGCAACGAAACCAAAGTAGAATCAAAACCAATTTTTTCGCAGGTTTTTACTTTGCTGCCCACATAGGTTAAACTTGCCCCATTGCTTCCCACCAAAACAGCTGCTAAGTGAGGCACTTTTTCTCCACGTTGCTTCATTTGATCTACTTCGGCTGCAATTTCGTTTTTAATTTCTTCCGATACTTTTTTACCGTCTAATAATTGCATGTTGTGTTGTTGTTTGTAGTTATTGTATGAATTTAAAAACCTACAAGATGCGTCTTGCAGGTTTATTTTATATCAATGAATCTGATTTTTAGTTTTTGGGTGCACATTATTTCATGCCCATGCCTTTCATTTGCCCCATCATGCGCATTAAATTTTTGCCTTGAGCACCTTGCATCATTTTCATCATTTTGCTCATTTGCTCAAACTGTTTCAACAATTGGTTTACTTGCTGAATATCGGTTCCAGAACCTTTTGCAATTCGTTGTTTGCGTTTGGCATCTAGAAGCGATGGTCTTTTGCGCTCAATCGGTGTCATGGAATGGATAATTGCTTCGATATGTTTAAAAGCATCGTCTTCAATTTCTACATCTTTTAAAGCTTTTCCCACACCTGGAATCATTCCCATTAAATCTTTCATCGAACCCATTTTTTTTACTTGTTGGATTTGACTTAAGAAATCATCGAAACCAAATTCATTTTTAGCAATTTTCTTTTGAATTTTTCTAGCTTCTTCTTCGTCGTATTGTGCTTGTGCACGTTCTACTAACGAAATCACATCGCCCATTCCTAAAATACGGTCTGCCATACGGTCTGGATAGAACACATCTATCGCGTCCATTTTTTCGCCCGTACCAATAAATTTTATGGGTTTATTTACAATCGATTTAATAGAAATAGCAGCTCCCCCACGCGTATCACCGTCTAATTTGGTAAGCACTACCCCATCGAAATTCAAACGATCATTGAAGGCTTTTGCCGTATTCACAGCATCTTGCCCTGTCATAGAATCTACCACAAACAAGGTTTCGTGTGGTTTGATAGCCGCATGCACGTTTGCAATTTCGTTCATCATTTCTTCATCAATGGCTAAACGACCAGCAGTATCGACAATTACTACGTTAAAACCGTTTTTCTTTGCATAATCAATTGCGTTTGTTGCAATAGAAACTGCATTTTTGTTTTCTGGTTCAGAATAAACCTCCACACCAATTTGATCGCCCACCACATGCAACTGATTAATAGCAGCCGGACGGTAAATATCACACGCAACCAATAAAGGTTTCTTGGTTTTCTTGTTTTTTAAATAGTTTGCTAATTTGCCCGAGAAAGTGGTTTTACCCGAACCTTGTAAACCCGACATTAAAATAACGCTCGGCGTGCCCGAAAGATTGACCCCAACAGCATCGCCACCCATTAATTCGATTAATTCGTCTTTAACGATTTTAACCATTAATTGACCTGGTTGCAACGTAGTTAAAACATCTTGACCAATAGCTTTTTCTTTTACTCTGTTGGTAAACTCTTTGGCAATTTTAAAGTTCACATCGGCATCAAGCAACGCACGACGCACTTCTTTTAAAGTCTCGGCAACGTTAACTTCGGTGATTTTTCCGTGACCTTTTAATATATGAAAGGCTTTGTCTAATTTATCGCTTAAATTATCAAACATACTTTTTGGTATTATAACTAAAGTGCAAATATACAATAAAGTAAAAGATGTATCAAGATTTTGTTTCAGTTACTATTTTTTTATCTATGAAGCAAAAAACAAATGAGAATGAAAACTAGATAATCAATTTTAGTTTTATAGCATTATTTTTAATGTAATATCTTGTCTTTTAAAACCCAAAGATTCGTAAAATATATTATTTAGGACTATTATCAGCCAAATGCCTTAAAATTAAAGTCTAAACTATATTCTTAAAAAAAATTAAATTGTAAATTTGAGGCGTATAAGCGCTTAACTGAATTAAATTACAATGACAGATATAAAAATAGCAAAACCTTTTTTAAAGTGGGCAGGTGGGAAAACACAGCTAATAAATGACATTGAAAAAGCTTTACCGACAAAAATAACAAAAGAAAACTTCACATACATCGAGCCGTTTGTTGGTAGCGGTGCAGTTCTTTTTTGGATGCTAAACAACTTTCCAAAACTTGAAAAAGCTGTAATAAACGACATCAATGAAGATTTAATAAATACATACAAAACCATTGCTTCAAATCCAAAAGAATTGATTTCAATTCTTGAAATTCTACAAAATGAATTCCACAATTTAGAAGGAAACGAAGACAATAAAAAACTCTATTACTACCAAAAAAGAGAGTTGTACAATTTGAGAAAAGAAGAACAAAGCGGACAAGCCGCTTTGTTTATATTTCTAAATCGTACTTGCTTTAATGGACTTTACAGAGTAAATCGCAAGAATGAATATAATGTTCCGATGGGCGGTTATAAAAAACCAACAATTTGTGATAGAGAAAACATTTTAGCCGTTAGTAATGCATTACAAAAAGTAGAAATTTTATGTGGAGATTTTGAACAAACTCTTAATTATACTTGTGAAAAATCATTATTTTATTTTGATCCACCATACAAGCCATTGAGCGAAACTTCAAGTTTTAATTCATACGCAAAAGATGAGTTTAACGATAACGAACAAATTCGCTTAAAAGAGTTTTGCACAAAATTAGATGCATTAAACCATACTTGGATTTTAAGTAATTCAGATGTAAAAGGAAAAAACGCAAATGATAATTTCTTTGACGATTTATATTCAGATTTTTCGATTTCCAGAGTAAATGCGAAAAGGAACATTAACGCTTATCCTGAAAAATTTTATTTGGGCGTTCCCTTCGGTCGGGCTTTCCGTTCCAATCTTTTTGTTCGTTCCTCACAAAAAGGATTTCCACTACAATCCCTAACGCAATTGGCTGCATAAAATGAATTTAGCGTTTAATACAAATTTAGCTCACGGATATACGAGTAATTCTCAAATAGCAAGACTTCTAACTGAAAATTGGGTTTTGAATAATTCGTATTGTCCAAGTTGTGGCGAAATTCCATTGAATGAATTTGAAAACAATCGTCCAGTTGCAGATTTTTATTGCAAAAAATGTAGTGAAGAATTTGAATTAAAAAGCAAAAGTGGTAAACTATCAAACACAATAACGGATGGAGCCTATTCTACAATGATTGAAAGAATTAATTCAGATAATAATCCAAATTTTTTCTTTTTAACTTATACGAAAAATTGGACTGTAAATGATTTTCTAATCATTCCTAAGCAGTTTTTTACATCTGAAATAATTATCAAACGACCACCATTAGCAGAAACAGCGAGAAGAGCAGGTTGGATTGGTTGTAATATTGACATATCAAAAGTAGCAGATGCTGGAAAAGTCTTTTTGATTAAAAATGCAAAAACAATTAATCAAGAATTTGTAAAAGAAACTTTCAACAAAACATTATTTTTAAGAACAAAAAGTAAAGATGCAAAAGGTTGGATTTTAGATGTTATGAATTGTGTTGATTTGATTAAAAAAGAAACTTTTACTCTTGATGAAATCTACAAATTTGAGCAAAAGCTAAAAATCAAATATCCAAATAATAATTTTATCAAAGACAAAATCAGACAACAACTTCAACTTTTAAGAGATAAAGGAATTATTGAGTTTGTGGGACGTGGAAATTATAAAAAAGTAAACTATGGAAACATTTAAAGTTGAAATTCAAGAATTATTATCAAGAACTATTGATATTAAAGCACAAAACATTGAAGAAGCAATAGAGAAAGTTACTGGAATGTACAATTCAGAAGAAATAGTTTTGGATTATGATGATTTTAAAAAAAGAGAAATCATCCCATTTGAATTAATGGAGGAAAAAGCTAATTTAACAAAAGAAATTATTGGTTATTTATATCGAGAAGAAAAAAAGCATTTTGAAGAATTAGATGAACCTAATGACCATATTTTTCTTAAATTACAAAGGTTAAAAACACTAATTGATTAATTTTACATAACAATGGAAGATCCAAGAGTAATTTTACAACAAGAATTAATAAAAGTTGGTATTTCAGAAATTAATGCAAATGTAATCGCATTAGATGCCGGAAGTTCTCAAGTTTCTGTTAATAGTGAATATTTAAATAATTTTCAATATTCAAAAATAACAAAGAAAATGACACTTGATATAGTTGAAAAGTTCTATTCAGGAGAATTATTTGAAGATATTGAAATAGAAGATTAATATTTTATCTTCTTCACGGAGATACAATGGATCTTTTACCTCAATTTGACCACAAGTTTGATATGATCTTTGCAGATCCACCCTATTTTTTATCAAACAATGGACTTTCAATACAAAGCGGAAAAATTGTAAGCGTAAACAAAGGAAAGTGGGACAAATCTGAAGGATTTGAATATATAAACGACTTCAATCGAAAATGGCTTTCATTAGTTCGTGACAAAATGAAAGACGATGCCACAATTTGGATTAGCGGAACAATGCACAACATTTTTTCGGTTGGACAAATTCTAAATGAATTGGGTTTTAAAATTTTGAATGTAATCACTTGGGAAAAGTCAAATCCACCGCCAAATTTTTCATGTAGATATTTTACCTATTCGACTGAACAAATTATTTGGGCAAGAAAAAGTGAAAAAGTTCCTCATTATTTCAATTATGAATTAATGAAAAAACTCAACGGCGACAAACAGATGAAAGATGTATGGAAATTGCCAGCAATTGCACCTTGGGAAAAATCGTGCGGAAAACATCCAACACAAAAGCCTTTGTCAGTCTTAACAAGACTTATTTTGGCTTCAACAAAGCCAAATGCTTGGATTTTAGACCCGTTTGCTGGAAGTTCAACAACAGGAATAGCCGCTAACTTGGCAAATAGACGATATTTAGGAATTGACCAAGAAGAAGAATTTTTAGCAATAAGTAAGAATCGAAAAATTGAAATTGAGAATCCTAAAACATCTGTTCTTTACAGACAAAAAATTAATGGCTTCAATGACAAAAATGAACTTGAATTATTTATTTTAGAAGAACCAAAAGATCAATATAAAACAGAATTAAAACTATATAAGCGATAATTTTTAGTGATTATAAAAAAACAATAATTTATCTCTAAAAGATCTCTATTTAGGAAAAATAATAATGAAGTAATTAATAAGAAAGAATATTATTTCGAAATATACTAAAAAAAGAAAATTCAACAAAAAAACAACAAAAAACGCCCCTTTTAAAAGAGGCGTTTTCGTATTTTTTACATTCTATTCGGAACGTGAATTCCCAATAAAGCAAAGGCGTTTTTAATGGTTTGCCCTACTTTGTTGGATAATTGCACACGGAATACTTTTTTATCGTGATTTGATTCTCCTAAAATAGAAACCGACTGATAAAACGAGTTGTATTCTTTAACCAAATCGTAGGTGTAATTTGCAATTAATGCCGGACTGTATGTTTTGGCTGCTTGCTGAATCACTTCGGGAAACTGAGCTATTATTTTAATTAATTCTTTTTCTTTTTCGTGAAGAGCTACTTCGCTATCGTTCAGTATGACCAAACTGTAATCAAAATCGGCTTTGCGAAGAATCGACTGAATACGTGCGTAGGTATATTGAATAAACGGACCTGTGTTTCCTGCAAAATCTACCGATTCTTTAGGATCGAACAAAATTCGTTTTTTAGGATCTACTTTTAAAATGTAATATTTCAACGCACCTAAACCAATGGTTTGGTACAAACTTTCTTTTTCTGTGTTCGATAAACCTTCTAACTTACCTAATTCTTCTGAAATTTCTTTGGCAGTCACGGTCATATCGTTCATTAAATCATCGGCATCAACAACGGTTCCTTCACGCGATTTCATTTTCCCCGAAGGTAAATCAACCATTCCGTACGATAAATGATACAGATGTTCTGCCCAATCGTACCCTAATTTTTTAAGGATCAGGAACAATACTTTAAAGTGGTAATCTTGCTCGTTTCCAACAGTGTAAACCATTCCGCCAACATCAGGAAAATCTTTTACACGCTGAATGGCTGTTCCGATATCTTGGGTCATATAAACCGAAGTTCCGTCGGAACGCAACACTAATTTCTCATCTAAACCTTCAGCAGTTAAATCAATCCAAACCGAATGATCTTCTTTTTTATAGAAAATTCCTTTTGCCAAACCTTCTTCCACCACATCTTTCCCCAACAAATAGGTATTGCTTTCGTAATAATTACAGTCGAAATCTACACCGATATTTTTATAAGTCGCTTCGAAACCATCGTAAACCCATTGGTTCATTTTCTCCCAAAGTGCCACAACCTGCTCATCGCCTGCTTCCCATTTACGAAGCATTTCCTGAGCTTCTAAAATAAGCGGCGCCTGTTTTTTGGCTTCGTCTTCCGTTAAGCCTTTTTCTATTAATTGATTGATTTCGTTTTTATACGCTTTGTCAAATTCTACATAATAATTTCCAACCAGCTTATCGCCTTTTAAACCTGTAGATTCTGGTGTTTCGTTATTTCCGAATTTTTCCCAAGCCAACATTGATTTACAGATATGAATTCCACGATCGTTGATAACCTGTGTTTTATATACTTTTTTACCGGCTGCTTTTAAAATTTCGGCTATAGAATATCCTAACAAAACATTACGAACATGCCCTAAATGCAAGGGTTTGTTGGTGTTTGGCGACGCATATTCTACCATTACCGCTTTTGCATTGGCGTTGGTTGGTTGGTATCCGTAGGTTTTATTATCTAAAATAGCATTAAAAAACTGGCTGTAATAACTGTCGCTAATTACAATATTTAAAAACCCGTGAACAACATTGAATTTTGTTACCAAATCAACATTTTCTACAAGGTACTCGCCTATTTTGTTTCCTATTTCTGCAGGATTGCCTTTCAATTGTTTCACCAAAGGAAAAACCACCATGGTAACGTCTCCTTCAAAATCCCTGCGCGTAGCCTGAAATTCCACTCGGTCGATCGTTAAATCGAACAATTGTTGAACTGCTTGCTTAATGTACGGCGTTAAAATTTCTTGTAAAGACATTGTTTTAAATTTTTTAATTAAGGTGCAAAGATAAAACTTTTCGGCTGGTTTTAATTTACTAAAACACAGTGCAGAATTTTTTTTTGTTTTGGTGTAACATTTTAAATCAACCGCACACTAATTCATCAAACAATAAAATTAAGCGCAACCTGTTTTGGTGAACGCTAAAAATTCTTACAAAATAAAGACAAAAATGAAAAAGAAGTACGTAACCCTGTCGTTGTTTTTGGCTGTTTCAGTCAGCTCTTGGGCACAGCAACCAGCAACTGGTAACGGAATCGTAAAAGGAAAAGTTTCCGAAAAATCGACCAAAAATGCGGTGGGTTTTGCATCGGTAGCTATTTCGGCAAACGGACAAATTATTTCGGGCGATTTAACCGATGAAGACGGATCGTTCACTATTACCAATCTTCCAAATTCTCAAGTGGAAGTTTCGGTAGAATATATCGGATTTAAAACCTACAAGAACACTATTGATTTATCGACCCAAAAAACGATTGATCTTGGTATGATTTCGTTAGAAGTAGATGAGGAAGTTTTAGATGCCGTTGTGATAAACGCAGAACGCAGCACCATGGAACAATTGGTTGACCGAAAAGTGATTCGTGTGGGGAAAGATTTATCTACCGCAGGTGCCACAGCATCGGATATTATGAACAATATTCCTTCGGTAAACGTGGATCAAGATGGAAATATCTCCATGCGCGGCAATGAAAATGTTCGTGTTTTGATTGATGGAAAACCTACGCATTTAGATCCAAAAACGTTGTTAAAACAGATTCCTTCTAATTCAATCGATAAAATTGAGTTGATTACCAACCCGTCTGCAAAATACAACCCGGAAGGAATGAGCGGTATGATTAATTTTGTATTGAAGAAAAACATGCAGGACGGTTTTAATGGAAGCTATAACGGAAACATTACCTTTGCAAGAGTTCCCAAATTCAATCAAGGTTTAGATTTGAATTTTCGCAAAGGAAAAATCAACTTTTTTGGAAATTACAATTATTCCGACCAAAAAACGCTGAATGGGGGCACAATGACGCAATTAGACGATAACAGTCAGCAAATTTTTGATATTGTGAACGACAACAAAACCCATGTTTTCAAAGTGGGGTTTGATTTTTATGCAAACGATAAAAACACGTTCTCTGTTTACACCAATCAAACCTATGCAGACGGAATTGGAACGGTAGCAAATACCATTTCGGCGCCAAACAATCCATTGTTTTTGCAAACCGATCAATACAATGGTACAAATGAATCGCAAATCTATAATGCTGCTTGGAAAAAATTATTTGCTAAACAAGGGCAAACTTTAGATTTTGAGGTCAATTATAACAAAACAAACAACGACCAAAGCGGAAATTTCGGAATTGCAGGAAATTCGCCAACACAATACAATGATAACAGCGACAATACAGTAGATGCAGTGCAAGCCAACTTAGATTATGTGCATCCTATTGGTGAAAAAACAAAGTTAGAATTAGGTGCAGAATATCGTACCACAACAATAGACAATACCTACAGAACAACAAATGTTATTGGC containing:
- a CDS encoding DpnD/PcfM family protein, which produces METFKVEIQELLSRTIDIKAQNIEEAIEKVTGMYNSEEIVLDYDDFKKREIIPFELMEEKANLTKEIIGYLYREEKKHFEELDEPNDHIFLKLQRLKTLID
- a CDS encoding DpnI domain-containing protein translates to MNLAFNTNLAHGYTSNSQIARLLTENWVLNNSYCPSCGEIPLNEFENNRPVADFYCKKCSEEFELKSKSGKLSNTITDGAYSTMIERINSDNNPNFFFLTYTKNWTVNDFLIIPKQFFTSEIIIKRPPLAETARRAGWIGCNIDISKVADAGKVFLIKNAKTINQEFVKETFNKTLFLRTKSKDAKGWILDVMNCVDLIKKETFTLDEIYKFEQKLKIKYPNNNFIKDKIRQQLQLLRDKGIIEFVGRGNYKKVNYGNI
- a CDS encoding bifunctional 5,10-methylenetetrahydrofolate dehydrogenase/5,10-methenyltetrahydrofolate cyclohydrolase produces the protein MQLLDGKKVSEEIKNEIAAEVDQMKQRGEKVPHLAAVLVGSNGASLTYVGSKVKTCEKIGFDSTLVSLPEETTEEELLAKINELNANDAIDGFIVQLPLPKHIDEQKVLNAVDPDKDVDGFHPENFGRMALELESFIPATPFGILQLLERNKIETKGKNVVVIGRSNIVGKPMSLLMSRKAYPGNATVTLTHSATQNIEEITREADIVITALGVPEFLKAEMIKEGAVIVDVGITRVADETNPKGYVIKGDVAFNEVAEKASWITPVPGGVGPMTIAMLMKNTLIARARRAKKNK
- the fabD gene encoding ACP S-malonyltransferase — translated: MKAYVFPGQGAQFVGMGKDLYESSEIAKELFDKANEILGFNITEIMFNGTEEELKQTKVTQPAVFLHSVILAKTLIDFKPEMVAGHSLGEFSALVANGTLSFEDALQLVSKRAMAMQKACEMTPSTMAAVLNLDDKVVEDICASIDGVVVAANYNCPGQLVISGEAKAVELACEKMKEAGAKRALILPVGGAFHSPMMEPAREELAAAIEATTFHTPICPVYQNVTASAVSDAAAIKKNLITQLTAPVRWTQSVQQMIADGATSFTEVGPGKVLMGLINKINKEVETIKA
- a CDS encoding DNA-methyltransferase encodes the protein MDLLPQFDHKFDMIFADPPYFLSNNGLSIQSGKIVSVNKGKWDKSEGFEYINDFNRKWLSLVRDKMKDDATIWISGTMHNIFSVGQILNELGFKILNVITWEKSNPPPNFSCRYFTYSTEQIIWARKSEKVPHYFNYELMKKLNGDKQMKDVWKLPAIAPWEKSCGKHPTQKPLSVLTRLILASTKPNAWILDPFAGSSTTGIAANLANRRYLGIDQEEEFLAISKNRKIEIENPKTSVLYRQKINGFNDKNELELFILEEPKDQYKTELKLYKR
- the ffh gene encoding signal recognition particle protein, producing the protein MFDNLSDKLDKAFHILKGHGKITEVNVAETLKEVRRALLDADVNFKIAKEFTNRVKEKAIGQDVLTTLQPGQLMVKIVKDELIELMGGDAVGVNLSGTPSVILMSGLQGSGKTTFSGKLANYLKNKKTKKPLLVACDIYRPAAINQLHVVGDQIGVEVYSEPENKNAVSIATNAIDYAKKNGFNVVIVDTAGRLAIDEEMMNEIANVHAAIKPHETLFVVDSMTGQDAVNTAKAFNDRLNFDGVVLTKLDGDTRGGAAISIKSIVNKPIKFIGTGEKMDAIDVFYPDRMADRILGMGDVISLVERAQAQYDEEEARKIQKKIAKNEFGFDDFLSQIQQVKKMGSMKDLMGMIPGVGKALKDVEIEDDAFKHIEAIIHSMTPIERKRPSLLDAKRKQRIAKGSGTDIQQVNQLLKQFEQMSKMMKMMQGAQGKNLMRMMGQMKGMGMK
- a CDS encoding DNA adenine methylase, whose product is MTDIKIAKPFLKWAGGKTQLINDIEKALPTKITKENFTYIEPFVGSGAVLFWMLNNFPKLEKAVINDINEDLINTYKTIASNPKELISILEILQNEFHNLEGNEDNKKLYYYQKRELYNLRKEEQSGQAALFIFLNRTCFNGLYRVNRKNEYNVPMGGYKKPTICDRENILAVSNALQKVEILCGDFEQTLNYTCEKSLFYFDPPYKPLSETSSFNSYAKDEFNDNEQIRLKEFCTKLDALNHTWILSNSDVKGKNANDNFFDDLYSDFSISRVNAKRNINAYPEKFYLGVPFGRAFRSNLFVRSSQKGFPLQSLTQLAA
- a CDS encoding outer membrane beta-barrel protein translates to MKKKYVTLSLFLAVSVSSWAQQPATGNGIVKGKVSEKSTKNAVGFASVAISANGQIISGDLTDEDGSFTITNLPNSQVEVSVEYIGFKTYKNTIDLSTQKTIDLGMISLEVDEEVLDAVVINAERSTMEQLVDRKVIRVGKDLSTAGATASDIMNNIPSVNVDQDGNISMRGNENVRVLIDGKPTHLDPKTLLKQIPSNSIDKIELITNPSAKYNPEGMSGMINFVLKKNMQDGFNGSYNGNITFARVPKFNQGLDLNFRKGKINFFGNYNYSDQKTLNGGTMTQLDDNSQQIFDIVNDNKTHVFKVGFDFYANDKNTFSVYTNQTYADGIGTVANTISAPNNPLFLQTDQYNGTNESQIYNAAWKKLFAKQGQTLDFEVNYNKTNNDQSGNFGIAGNSPTQYNDNSDNTVDAVQANLDYVHPIGEKTKLELGAEYRTTTIDNTYRTTNVIGNQTDFEYKMDIASAYATFGSKFDKWGYQIGARLEKYNVEANYLIAAEAANFNDDYLTIYPSAFLSYTPTQTDFFQISASRRVDRPNVWQTRPVRDYSTPRVVQIGNPELRPQFTNSVEFNYTKIFGVKGSATLGTYYRMINDPIERTFYLDTSSEDAIADRRMVMSFGNFDESTAYGAEISANYKITKWWDVQPSVEYYYRKQRGVVTVLNPDTNEGELQLREVDNGVFNSRLNNNFKITNQLRASLFGFYRGDAVGVNGTMKAMYKIDAGVRYSFWENTANVSLRFNDVFNNMRARFESDAPYRQSGTFTWESQSLFVGFQYMFGSGKNRALQRKARDKNEVQNSGGFF
- the argS gene encoding arginine--tRNA ligase, which gives rise to MSLQEILTPYIKQAVQQLFDLTIDRVEFQATRRDFEGDVTMVVFPLVKQLKGNPAEIGNKIGEYLVENVDLVTKFNVVHGFLNIVISDSYYSQFFNAILDNKTYGYQPTNANAKAVMVEYASPNTNKPLHLGHVRNVLLGYSIAEILKAAGKKVYKTQVINDRGIHICKSMLAWEKFGNNETPESTGLKGDKLVGNYYVEFDKAYKNEINQLIEKGLTEDEAKKQAPLILEAQEMLRKWEAGDEQVVALWEKMNQWVYDGFEATYKNIGVDFDCNYYESNTYLLGKDVVEEGLAKGIFYKKEDHSVWIDLTAEGLDEKLVLRSDGTSVYMTQDIGTAIQRVKDFPDVGGMVYTVGNEQDYHFKVLFLILKKLGYDWAEHLYHLSYGMVDLPSGKMKSREGTVVDADDLMNDMTVTAKEISEELGKLEGLSNTEKESLYQTIGLGALKYYILKVDPKKRILFDPKESVDFAGNTGPFIQYTYARIQSILRKADFDYSLVILNDSEVALHEKEKELIKIIAQFPEVIQQAAKTYSPALIANYTYDLVKEYNSFYQSVSILGESNHDKKVFRVQLSNKVGQTIKNAFALLGIHVPNRM